Genomic window (Xylanimonas protaetiae):
TCGCCGGGATCGCCTGGGGCGGGCAGGTGACCTTCGGCATCGCCACGCACGGCCCGCTGGCCGACGTCCTGTTCTGCGGCGTCGCCGGCGTGCTGGTCGGTGCGCTGTCAGCCGAGACGTACCGGCTGACGCTCCCGCGCGCCGGCGCGAGCGCGAGCGCCTCGCTCGCGCCCCGCCCGGAGCTCCCGGGCCGCCGCCAGGTGGTCGCCGCTCGCGTGCTCGCCGGGGCCTCGGTGGTCGTCGGCGCCGCGACGGCGGCCACCGGGCACGGCACCGTCACCCTGTTCACGGCGCTGCTCGTCGTGGTGCTCGTGCTTGTGTGCGCGGCGACGCGCGCGTCCGTGGCCCACCGGCGGCGGCCCGCGCTCTTGGACCGCGCGCTCGTGGTGGACGGCAACCTGCGGGCGTTCGCCGCGCGGACGGTCGCCTGGCTCGAGCTCACCGCCGGCACGCTCGCCGCCACCTGGGCCGTCTCCGCGCTGGGAAGCCTGGGCTGGCTCCCCGACGTGCCGGCGGCGGTGCTCAGCCTCGGCACGCTCGTCACGGCCGTCGTGTTCCTCGTCAAGGCGTCCCCGCGCCCGCCCCGGCGCTTCGCCTGGTCCGACCCGGCACCGCTCGCCGGGACGGTGCCGATCGCGTGATCGTCCACGTCGACCCGGCCTCCCCGGTCCCGGTCTTCGAGCAGCTGCGCGGGCAGATCGAGCGCCTCGTCGTCGCGGGCACCCTCGCGCCCGGCACACCGCTGCCGACCATCCGCGACCTCGCCACGGACCTCGGCCTCGCGCGCGGCACGGTGGCCCGCGTCTACGACGAGCTCGCCCGCGACGGCCTGGTCGAGACGCAGGGCCGCCGCGGCACGCGCGTGCTCGGCCCGGGCCGCCGCAGGCCCGACGACGCGGCGCTCGCCGCCGCGGCCGACGCGTTCGCCGTCGTCCTGCGTCAGCTCGGCGCCGACGACGCCGCGGGGCACGCGGCGCTCGACGCCGCCCTGGCCGCGCTCGGCCCGCAGGTCCCCGCCGGCTGAGGCCACCTGCCGGGCGAGCCCGCCCGCCGGCCGTCCGAGCCCCGGGTGGTTGAGCCCGTCGAGAGCACTCCGCCGACGCCGTGCCCGGTGCCGACGGGCTCCACCACCGGGAGGTCGCGTTAGCCTGCGTGCGTGACCCGACTCCACGTGCCCGTCGCGACCCGCTGGTCCGACCTCGACGCGTACCAGCACGTCAACAACGTCGAGATGTTCCGGCTCCTGGAGGAGGCCCGGATCACGGCGTTCTGGCGGCACGACCCCGACGAGGTGGGGGAGGACTGGCCGACCGCCATCCTCGAGACCGGCCCGCACGCCTCGAGCCACACGTTCGTGGCGAGCCAGCAGATCGAGTACCTGCGCCCGCTGGGCTTCACGCGCACGCCGATGCGCGTCGAGCTGTGGCTGGGCTCCATCGGCGGCGCCTCGCTCCAGGTCTGCTACGAGGTGCACGACGGCACCCCGGGCGGCTACCCGCGCACCGGCCCGGCGTCGGGCGGCGAGCCGTACGTCCGGGCGGCCACGTGGATCGTCGTCGTCGATGCCGCCACGGGGCGGCCCCGCCGCGTCACCGACGTGGAGCGGGCCGCCTGGCACGAGTTCGAGGAGCCCCCGGCGACGTTCCGTCGCTGACGCGCGTCACGGGCCGAGCAGCCGCAGCACGGCACGCTCGGCGGCCGCGTGCGTGCGGGTCGGCCCGATCGTCTCGCCGTGCGCCCACAGGTCCACCAGGCGGGGGTCGATGTAGGACGCCCGCGCCACGGCCGGGGTGTTGCCCAGGTCCTCGGCGACGTCGCGCACCACCTCGGCGACGCCGTGCCGGCGCGCGCGGGCCGAGCGCGGTGCGGGTCCGGCGTCCGCGAGCGCCCTCGCCGCGAGCACCGTCGCGTGCCAGGTGCGGAAGTCCTTGGGCGTCGCGTCGGGTCCGAGCTGCTCCTTGACGGCCGTCTGCACGTCGGCGCTGGTCACGTCGTGCCACGCGCCGTCGCCGTCGCGCCACGCGAGCAGGTCGGTGCCGCCGCGGCGCCGCTTGAGCACCGCGACGAGCCCGGCGACCACCGGGTCGTCCACCACGACGTCGCGCACCTGCCCGCTCTTGGCGGGATACCGGAACCGGACGGTCCCGTCCCGGCTCACCACCGCGTGCTCCTTGCGGATGGTCGCCAGGCCGTAGCTCTGGTGCTTGGCGGCGTAGACCTCGCCGCCCGCGCGGAAGTACGCGAGGTCGAGCAGGCGGAACGCGAGGGCCAGCACCTTCTCGGACCCCATCCCGGGTTCGGCGAGCGCTCGGGTGACGCGGCGCCGGGCGCCGGGCAGCCGCACGCCGACCTCGAGCACGTGGTCGTGCTTGCGGCGCCGGCGCCGCGCGGTCCAGTCCTCGTGGTACAGGTACTGGCCGCGTCCGGCCTCGTCGCGCCCGAACGCCTGGAGGTGGCCGTTCGGGTATGGGCAGATCCACACGTCCCGCCACGCCGGGGGGATCGCCAGCCGGCGGCAGCGTGCCAGCGCGTCCTCGTCGCGCAGCGGGGCGCCGCCGACGTCGAGGTACGTCCAGCCGCGGCCCGCGCGACGCCGCCCGAACCCCGGCTCCGAGGCGGAGACGCGGCGCAGACGGGACATGGGGCCATGGTGACCCGGCCCCGGGGACTCGCAGGCGGGTCAGCGGGTCAGCGGGTCAGGTAGTCAGGCGGGCAGCCGGATCATGCCCTCCTGGGCGATCGACGCCACCAGCACCCCGTCGCGCGTGTAGACGCGCGCGAACCCGAGCGCGCGACCACCCTGCGCCGTCGGTGCCTCCTGGACGAACAGCAGCCAGTCGTCCACCCGGGCGTCGCGGTGCCACCACATGGCGTGGTCGAGGCTGGCCATGGGCACGCCCGCGCCGACGTCGAGCCACGTCTTGCCCGCCCGGCGCAGCACCGGCTCGAGCATCACCTGGTCGCACGCGTACGCGAGGAGCGCGCGGTGCAGCAGCGGGTCGTCCGAGCCGACCGCGTGGCGCGCCCGCACCCACACCATCTGCCGGTCCGACCGTGTCGTGTCCGGACCCAGGAAGAGCGAGCCGCCCACGTGCGCGAGCTCGAACGCGGAGTCGTGCGACCACCAGCGCGCGGCCGGGTGGTCGATGGGCCCGAGCTCGTCGAACGCGCTGCGCACGTCCTCGGGCGCGGGCACGTCGTCCGGCGCCGAGCGCTGGTAGTCGTAGCCCGGCTGGTCCTCCTGGAAGGAGACCGTGAGCGTCAGGATCGGCTTGCCGTGCTGGATCGCGTGCGTACGCCGGGCGCTGAACGAGTTGCCGTCGCGCAGCCGCTCGACGGCGAAGTCGATCGGCACGTCCAGGGCGCCCTCGCGCAGGAAGTAGGCGTGCATCGAGTGCGGTGCCCGGGCGGGGTCGACGGTCCGGCCGCACGCGACGATCGCCTGCGCGAGCACCTGGCCGCCGTAGACGCGGTTGCCGAGGGCGGGCATGGTGCCGCCGCGCCACAGGTCGTCCTCGCCGCGCGGGCCCCAGCCCTCGACCTCGTGCAGGTCGAGCACGGCGAGGAGCCGCTCGAGGGCGGAGGGGGTCTCGTCGGCGGGCTTCACCAGGTGCAGGGAGGTCACGGTCACTCCTCGAAGGTGTTGATCATGGAGTGGGCGGCCCGCTCCAGGTAGTCCCACAGCTGTGCCTCGTGCAGCGGCGCCAGCCCGAGCGAGTCGACGGCGTCGCGCATGTGCGCCAGCCACCGGTCGCGGGCGTCGGGGTTCACCTTGAAGGGCGCGTGCCGCATGCGCAGCCGGGGGTGGCCGCGCTCCTGGGAGTACGTCGTCGGGCCGCCCCAGTACTGCTCGAGGAACAGCGTGAGGCGCTCCTTGGCGGGGCCGAGGTCCTCCTCGGGGTACATCGCGCGGAGCACGTCGTCGTCCGCCACCCCCGCGTAGAACCGGTCCACCAGCGCCACGAAGGTGGCGTGGCCGCCGACGGCGTCATAGAACGAGCCAGGAATCACGCGTTCATCGTGCCAGACCGCCGCAGGGCGCCGCGCACGTGCTCACCATCGCTTTCGTGGGGCTAGGCTGGGCAGGGACCTGCAAAGGCGCAAGGGACGGAGACCAGGAATGACGAAGGCTGACCAGATCCTCGCGGCGCTCGGCGGCACCACGAACATCGTGGAGCTCGAGCCGTGCATCACGCGGCTGCGCGTGCAGGTCACAGATCCCGCACTGGTCGACGAGCCGCGGCTCAAGCAGTCCGGCGCCTTCGGCGTCGTGCGCTCCGGCCGGGTCATCCAGGTGATCGTCGGCCCGGAGGCCGACGACCTCGCGGCGGAGATGGACACGCTGCGCGCCTAGCACCTCCCCGACACCACCTCCCCGACACGGCGAGACGCCGGCGACCCCACGGGTCGCCGGCGCCTCGCACGTCCCGGACCGTGCGGTCACGCCGACGACGCGGCGCCTGTGACGATGATCCCCGCCGCGCGCAGCTGCGCGTACGCGGCCACGAGCAGCGCGCGCATGACGTCGCCGTCCCGCCCGGGACGCACCTTGGCGTGCATCGTGAACGCGTACGCGCCCTCGGTGATGGCGTCGACGCCGCGCACGGCCGGCGTCTCGAGCAGGTCGGCGCCGAGCACCTCGTCGCTCTGCACGACGTCGACGGCGCGGCCGAGCGCCGCCCGCACCACGTCGACGTCCGAGCCGACGGGCACGCGCACCTCGGCGACGGCCCGCGCCCACTGCTGCGTGCGGTTGCCGGCGCGCAGGATCTCGCCGTTGCGCACGTGCCACAGGGTCCCGTCGAAGCTGCGGACGTGCGTCAGGCGCAGGTCCACC
Coding sequences:
- a CDS encoding GntR family transcriptional regulator — its product is MIVHVDPASPVPVFEQLRGQIERLVVAGTLAPGTPLPTIRDLATDLGLARGTVARVYDELARDGLVETQGRRGTRVLGPGRRRPDDAALAAAADAFAVVLRQLGADDAAGHAALDAALAALGPQVPAG
- a CDS encoding acyl-CoA thioesterase, with protein sequence MTRLHVPVATRWSDLDAYQHVNNVEMFRLLEEARITAFWRHDPDEVGEDWPTAILETGPHASSHTFVASQQIEYLRPLGFTRTPMRVELWLGSIGGASLQVCYEVHDGTPGGYPRTGPASGGEPYVRAATWIVVVDAATGRPRRVTDVERAAWHEFEEPPATFRR
- a CDS encoding DNA topoisomerase IB, translated to MSRLRRVSASEPGFGRRRAGRGWTYLDVGGAPLRDEDALARCRRLAIPPAWRDVWICPYPNGHLQAFGRDEAGRGQYLYHEDWTARRRRRKHDHVLEVGVRLPGARRRVTRALAEPGMGSEKVLALAFRLLDLAYFRAGGEVYAAKHQSYGLATIRKEHAVVSRDGTVRFRYPAKSGQVRDVVVDDPVVAGLVAVLKRRRGGTDLLAWRDGDGAWHDVTSADVQTAVKEQLGPDATPKDFRTWHATVLAARALADAGPAPRSARARRHGVAEVVRDVAEDLGNTPAVARASYIDPRLVDLWAHGETIGPTRTHAAAERAVLRLLGP
- a CDS encoding acyl-CoA thioesterase, which codes for MTSLHLVKPADETPSALERLLAVLDLHEVEGWGPRGEDDLWRGGTMPALGNRVYGGQVLAQAIVACGRTVDPARAPHSMHAYFLREGALDVPIDFAVERLRDGNSFSARRTHAIQHGKPILTLTVSFQEDQPGYDYQRSAPDDVPAPEDVRSAFDELGPIDHPAARWWSHDSAFELAHVGGSLFLGPDTTRSDRQMVWVRARHAVGSDDPLLHRALLAYACDQVMLEPVLRRAGKTWLDVGAGVPMASLDHAMWWHRDARVDDWLLFVQEAPTAQGGRALGFARVYTRDGVLVASIAQEGMIRLPA
- a CDS encoding globin — its product is MIPGSFYDAVGGHATFVALVDRFYAGVADDDVLRAMYPEEDLGPAKERLTLFLEQYWGGPTTYSQERGHPRLRMRHAPFKVNPDARDRWLAHMRDAVDSLGLAPLHEAQLWDYLERAAHSMINTFEE
- a CDS encoding glucose PTS transporter subunit EIIB, with amino-acid sequence MTKADQILAALGGTTNIVELEPCITRLRVQVTDPALVDEPRLKQSGAFGVVRSGRVIQVIVGPEADDLAAEMDTLRA